A single Chloroflexota bacterium DNA region contains:
- a CDS encoding DUF3830 family protein has translation MGDQSNPPNPPNPPNLSIRVGDLRFTARWEPAAPRTIEAVRRMLPISTSLIHCRWSGESTWIPYGEFRPGIDYENHTSHPAPGQLAMYPGGISECEIFFPYGACTTSSKVGQLAANHFATIVPDDGWAERLREVGRRCLWEGAQPIVIDEA, from the coding sequence ATGGGCGACCAGTCGAACCCGCCGAACCCGCCGAACCCGCCGAACCTCTCCATCCGCGTCGGCGACCTCCGGTTCACGGCCCGCTGGGAGCCGGCGGCTCCCCGAACGATCGAGGCGGTCCGGCGGATGCTCCCGATCTCGACATCGCTCATCCACTGCCGCTGGAGTGGCGAGTCGACATGGATCCCGTACGGCGAGTTCCGGCCCGGGATCGACTACGAGAACCACACGTCGCACCCTGCACCGGGCCAGCTCGCGATGTACCCCGGCGGGATCAGCGAGTGCGAGATCTTCTTCCCATATGGGGCGTGCACCACGAGCTCGAAGGTTGGCCAGCTCGCGGCGAATCACTTCGCGACGATCGTTCCGGACGATGGCTGGGCGGAGCGGCTCCGTGAGGTCGGCCGGCGCTGCCTGTGGGAAGGGGCCCAACCGATCGTCATCGACGAGGCGTGA
- the pucL gene encoding urate oxidase, translating to MGETARRREALVIELGDNQYGKEAIRLVRVVRGPDRHVVRDVSVSIALEGDFATSYTDGDNGLVIATDTMKNTVYAFAADGLDGRDGSDGSIEAFGRRLAEHFAAYAQVRRASVRLREHRWLPIGAGQRPIETGDGPSPDAFAREGSWTRVATIAAGGGSTGSTTVEAGIEDLSVMKTAKSSFAGFPRDRYTTLAETADRIMATRVSARWRYSSATVGRGLDFDAVFEAVRETFLEVFAEHDSPSVQASIWIVGRAILERHPELEEITMSMPNLHHWAVDLRPFGLENRGEVFVATREPYGLIEATVRRG from the coding sequence GTGGGAGAAACGGCACGGCGGCGGGAGGCGCTCGTGATCGAGCTCGGCGACAACCAGTACGGCAAGGAGGCGATCCGATTGGTCCGCGTGGTCCGCGGACCCGATCGCCATGTCGTCCGCGACGTGTCCGTGTCGATCGCGCTCGAGGGCGACTTCGCGACGTCCTACACCGATGGCGACAACGGCCTCGTCATCGCCACCGACACGATGAAGAACACCGTGTACGCGTTCGCCGCGGATGGGCTTGACGGACGAGACGGGTCCGACGGCTCGATCGAGGCGTTCGGGCGACGGCTGGCCGAACACTTCGCTGCGTACGCCCAGGTCAGGCGAGCGAGCGTCCGGCTGCGCGAGCATCGGTGGCTGCCGATCGGGGCGGGACAGAGACCGATCGAGACGGGCGACGGACCGTCGCCGGATGCGTTCGCCCGCGAAGGATCGTGGACGCGAGTCGCGACGATCGCGGCGGGCGGCGGCTCGACCGGCTCGACCACCGTCGAGGCCGGCATCGAGGATCTGTCGGTCATGAAGACCGCGAAGTCGTCGTTCGCCGGCTTCCCGCGCGACCGATACACCACCCTCGCCGAGACCGCCGACCGCATCATGGCGACCCGCGTGAGCGCCCGCTGGCGGTATTCGTCGGCGACGGTGGGGCGCGGCCTCGACTTCGATGCCGTGTTCGAGGCGGTCAGGGAGACATTCCTCGAGGTCTTCGCGGAGCACGACAGTCCGTCGGTCCAGGCGTCGATCTGGATCGTCGGCCGGGCGATCCTCGAGCGCCACCCGGAGCTTGAGGAGATCACGATGTCGATGCCGAACCTCCACCACTGGGCGGTCGACCTGCGGCCGTTCGGGCTCGAGAACCGGGGCGAGGTGTTCGTCGCGACGCGCGAGCCGTACGGGCTCATCGAGGCGACCGTCAGGCGGGGCTGA
- a CDS encoding 2-oxo-4-hydroxy-4-carboxy-5-ureidoimidazoline decarboxylase produces the protein MAATVREAGGCALDTASEAGFRDAVAPLFEGAPRFLVRLALERPFGSSAAMFERARAIARSMPEVEQLELIDAHPRLGASPDSVSASSFAEQRYGEATVRPHAEQARVAAEQARVAAEQARVAAELDRLNDAYEARFGFRYCVFVAGRPRAALLPSMEAALAADRAAEITRALDAVIDIAADRWEKRHGGGRRS, from the coding sequence ATGGCGGCGACCGTGCGCGAGGCGGGCGGCTGCGCCCTCGACACGGCGAGCGAGGCCGGGTTCCGGGATGCCGTCGCGCCGCTCTTCGAGGGCGCCCCGCGGTTCCTCGTCCGGCTGGCGCTCGAGCGGCCGTTCGGGAGCAGTGCGGCGATGTTCGAGCGGGCTCGAGCGATCGCCCGATCGATGCCGGAGGTCGAGCAGCTCGAGCTCATCGACGCCCATCCGAGGCTCGGCGCGTCGCCGGACTCGGTGTCCGCGTCCTCGTTCGCCGAGCAGAGGTACGGCGAAGCGACGGTTCGGCCGCACGCCGAGCAGGCGCGGGTCGCGGCCGAGCAGGCCCGGGTCGCGGCCGAGCAGGCCCGGGTCGCGGCCGAGCTCGATCGCCTCAATGACGCCTACGAGGCGCGGTTCGGGTTCCGATACTGCGTGTTCGTCGCCGGACGACCGCGGGCGGCGCTCCTGCCCTCGATGGAGGCGGCGCTCGCGGCGGATCGGGCGGCGGAGATCACCCGTGCGCTCGACGCGGTCATCGACATCGCGGCGGATCGGTGGGAGAAACGGCACGGCGGCGGGAGGCGCTCGTGA
- the hydA gene encoding dihydropyrimidinase — MSDLLIRGGTVVTASGSRRADLLVADGLIEAILTAEEGARVAEGASGAEPVDAEGLLVLPGTVDVHTHTRVASDDEPDRFFRDTVAAAFGGTTTMFAFNNPKTGSSEAAERSLVAGMNEWRAATAGDAAIDVAPSLALSGRMEDPIGELSAIVAGGVPTAKAFMVYDFRLDDRRLLEALGALGRAGGMLEVHCEDPVLIEAAVAAAVQRGDVLSRYHATTRSPEAEAVATHRALEFARAADAPIHIVHLSSAAALEEVRRAKASGVRASAETCPHYLTFTADRYELPDAEAIRYVISPPLRSPADRDALWDGLADGSLDIVATDHVPDRLAVEKRTPAPPFPEISNGAPGIETLLTVIYSEGVARGRITRERMVDLLATTPARRFGLARKGAIEPGRDADLVLFDPTARRTIRAADLHHTSDYTPYEGLAVAGAVRSVFVRGRAVIRDGTFVGERGFGHFVERAIVS, encoded by the coding sequence GTGAGCGACCTCCTCATCCGGGGCGGCACCGTCGTCACGGCGAGCGGGTCGCGGCGGGCGGATCTCCTCGTCGCCGATGGTCTGATCGAAGCCATCCTCACCGCGGAGGAGGGCGCGCGGGTGGCTGAAGGCGCGTCCGGAGCCGAGCCTGTCGATGCGGAAGGTCTTCTCGTGCTGCCGGGCACCGTCGACGTCCACACCCACACGCGGGTCGCCTCGGACGACGAGCCCGATCGATTCTTCCGCGACACGGTGGCGGCCGCGTTCGGCGGGACCACGACGATGTTTGCCTTCAACAACCCGAAGACCGGCTCCTCCGAGGCGGCCGAGCGATCGCTCGTCGCCGGGATGAACGAGTGGCGAGCCGCGACCGCAGGCGATGCGGCGATCGACGTTGCTCCGAGCCTCGCGCTGAGCGGCCGGATGGAGGACCCGATCGGCGAGCTGTCCGCGATCGTCGCGGGCGGGGTGCCGACGGCGAAGGCTTTCATGGTCTACGACTTCCGACTCGACGACCGGCGCCTGCTCGAGGCCCTCGGCGCTCTCGGCCGGGCCGGCGGCATGCTCGAGGTCCACTGCGAGGATCCCGTACTCATCGAAGCCGCGGTGGCAGCCGCGGTTCAGCGTGGTGATGTGCTATCGCGCTATCACGCTACTACGCGATCACCAGAGGCCGAAGCGGTCGCCACCCATCGGGCCCTCGAGTTCGCCCGCGCGGCCGATGCGCCCATCCACATCGTTCATCTTTCGTCCGCGGCCGCCCTCGAGGAGGTCCGGCGCGCGAAGGCGTCCGGCGTCCGCGCATCGGCCGAGACCTGCCCGCACTACCTGACGTTCACCGCCGATCGATACGAGCTTCCGGACGCCGAGGCGATCCGCTACGTCATCTCGCCGCCGCTCCGCTCGCCGGCCGATCGCGACGCTCTGTGGGACGGCCTCGCCGACGGAAGTCTCGACATCGTGGCGACGGACCACGTCCCGGACCGGCTCGCCGTCGAGAAACGCACTCCCGCTCCGCCGTTCCCGGAGATCAGCAATGGCGCCCCCGGGATCGAGACACTGCTCACGGTCATCTACAGCGAAGGCGTCGCCCGCGGGAGGATCACCCGCGAGCGGATGGTCGACCTGCTGGCGACGACGCCGGCCCGGCGGTTCGGACTCGCGCGGAAGGGCGCGATCGAACCCGGACGGGACGCCGACCTCGTCCTCTTCGATCCGACCGCGCGGCGCACGATCCGCGCCGCGGATCTTCATCACACGAGCGACTACACGCCGTACGAGGGTCTCGCAGTCGCCGGCGCGGTCCGCTCGGTGTTCGTCCGCGGCCGAGCCGTGATCAGGGATGGGACCTTCGTCGGTGAGCGCGGGTTCG
- a CDS encoding helix-turn-helix domain-containing protein: MNDPRFGAALRALRRRRRWRQVDLAAAAGSSQPVISTIEAGRLDETTVATVRAVAAALDATIMIELRWRGAALDRLLDERHAQLNGRLATMLARSGWRVEPEVSYSRFGERGSIDLLAWHEQTAALLVIEVKSELVSVEATLRKLDEKFRLGPSIVRERDERRVRTVGRLLALPSTTTSRRHLARHAALMDRALPDRGTAVRAWLRRPTGPFAGVIFVPETPDERDEEDKPDQPGQPARPQGEPVKPDMPNIRPSDATHVSLTPHRVRVPAGTRPPRRASA, from the coding sequence ATGAACGATCCACGGTTCGGCGCCGCCCTTCGCGCCCTTCGGCGTCGCCGCCGCTGGCGGCAGGTCGACCTCGCTGCGGCCGCCGGGTCGAGCCAGCCGGTGATCTCCACGATCGAGGCGGGCCGTCTCGACGAGACGACGGTGGCGACGGTCCGAGCGGTCGCGGCCGCGCTCGACGCGACGATCATGATCGAGCTCCGCTGGCGGGGCGCCGCGCTCGATCGCCTCCTCGACGAGCGTCATGCGCAGCTGAACGGCCGGCTCGCGACGATGCTCGCCCGCAGTGGCTGGCGCGTCGAGCCGGAGGTGTCGTATTCGCGGTTCGGCGAGCGCGGATCGATCGATCTGCTCGCCTGGCATGAGCAGACTGCCGCGCTCCTCGTGATCGAGGTCAAGTCCGAGCTCGTTTCGGTCGAGGCGACGCTCCGCAAGCTCGACGAGAAGTTCCGGCTGGGACCGTCGATCGTCCGCGAGCGTGACGAACGGCGAGTCAGGACCGTCGGCCGCCTGCTCGCCCTGCCGTCCACCACGACGAGCCGGCGACATCTCGCCCGACACGCGGCGCTGATGGATCGCGCCCTGCCGGACCGTGGAACCGCCGTTCGAGCGTGGCTTCGGCGGCCGACCGGGCCGTTCGCCGGGGTCATCTTCGTGCCAGAGACGCCGGACGAGCGGGACGAGGAAGACAAGCCGGACCAGCCGGGCCAGCCCGCCAGGCCCCAGGGGGAGCCCGTCAAGCCGGACATGCCGAATATCCGCCCCTCCGATGCTACGCATGTCTCGCTCACGCCCCACCGAGTCCGAGTACCCGCGGGGACCCGTCCGCCGCGCCGAGCATCCGCCTGA
- the uraH gene encoding hydroxyisourate hydrolase produces the protein MAEPTISTHVLDTGRGRPAEGIAVTLYRLELDGRPVRLSQALTDADGRVSDLLGRPLQAGDYRLRFEIPDTGETFFRTMAVDFRVTDTSRSYHVPLLVAPFSLGTYRGS, from the coding sequence ATGGCCGAGCCGACGATCTCCACCCACGTCCTCGACACCGGCCGTGGCCGACCGGCCGAGGGGATCGCGGTCACGCTCTACCGGCTCGAGCTCGACGGCCGGCCGGTCCGCCTGAGCCAGGCCCTCACCGATGCGGATGGCCGGGTATCCGACCTTCTCGGTCGGCCGCTCCAGGCGGGTGACTACCGGCTCCGGTTCGAGATTCCCGACACGGGCGAGACATTCTTCCGGACCATGGCGGTGGATTTCCGCGTCACGGACACGTCCCGGAGCTATCACGTGCCGCTCCTCGTCGCGCCGTTCTCGCTCGGCACGTATCGCGGCAGTTGA